One Aegilops tauschii subsp. strangulata cultivar AL8/78 chromosome 2, Aet v6.0, whole genome shotgun sequence genomic window, GTAGCGAACATGCTAAATGCTAAATGCTAAATGCATGTGCAGAGACActtcctagtaggagtagtacgTATCCTTGGCGCATCGGAGACGACGACGAGACGGGCGGTTCCTTCCAGGCGACAAGCAAAGTTGACCTCCAAACTGGCTCGCATAGTGATCGACGCCAGTTTGCAGTATATCGTAGCGAACTCCATAACTTTGGTCCGTGCCGCATGCGTATATATAACCATATATAGTACAGTTGATCCCTAGTCTTCTCTCGAGTGAGCTCAAGAAAATAGCAGGCGCCATGACCATGGAGCAAGCAATTTATCTCGTCTTGgctctcctccttcctctcctGCTCCTCAAGCTCAACAGGAAGCGCGGCCACGGCGTTGGGCAACAGCTGCCGCCTGGCCCCTGGCGGCTGCCGGTGATCGGCAGCctgcaccacctcgccggcaacCCACTGTTCCACCGCGCCTTCGCGGACATCGCGCGCCGGCTGGGCGACGCGCCGCTAATGTACGTCAAGCTCGGCGAGGTGCCGGTGGTGGTGGCCTCTTCTGCCGAGGCCGCGCGCGAGGTCATGAAGACACATGACGTCACGTTCGCGACGCGGCCGTGGAGCCCCACCACCAAGATCATCATGTCCGATGGGGTCGGGGTGGCGTTCGCACCCTACGGCGCTCACTGGCGCCAGCTCCGCAAGATCTGCATCATGGAGCTGCTCAGCGCCCGCCGGGTGCAGTCGTTCCGCAACGTCTGGGAGGAGGAGGTGACGCACCTCGTCGCCGCCATTTCAGCTAGTACCGGCGACCCCGTCAACATCAGCGAGCGGCTCACCGTGCTCATCGCAGACATGACCCTGCGCGCCATGATCGGGGACAGGTTCAGCAAGCGGGAGGAGTTCTTGGAGGTGCTCCAACAGGGGGTCAAGATCCTTTCGGGGTTTAACCTCGCCGACCTCTTCCCCTCCTCCTGGCTCATCGGCTTCGTTAGCGGCTCCGCCCGACAGGCGTGGGAGAATCACACCAAGGCCTTCGAGCTCATCGACTGCGCAATCAAGCAGCACCGGGAG contains:
- the LOC109752591 gene encoding desmethyl-deoxy-podophyllotoxin synthase-like, translating into MTMEQAIYLVLALLLPLLLLKLNRKRGHGVGQQLPPGPWRLPVIGSLHHLAGNPLFHRAFADIARRLGDAPLMYVKLGEVPVVVASSAEAAREVMKTHDVTFATRPWSPTTKIIMSDGVGVAFAPYGAHWRQLRKICIMELLSARRVQSFRNVWEEEVTHLVAAISASTGDPVNISERLTVLIADMTLRAMIGDRFSKREEFLEVLQQGVKILSGFNLADLFPSSWLIGFVSGSARQAWENHTKAFELIDCAIKQHREVKAAAAASNGDRKEGEQEDLLDVLLRIQKEGGHDVPFTMGAIKCLLVDLFSAGSETSATTLIWAMSELMRNPTTMAKAQAEVRNHLQGKPSVTQDDLDDLKYMRLVIKETLRLHPSVPLLLPREPTEACKVLGYDVPTGTTVFVNTWAICRDPKHWDAPEEFRPERFESGEVDFKGTNFEYTPFGAGRRICPGMLFAQSSMELALAALLYHFDWVLPAGAELDMEEEMGISVGRKNDLYLHAKVLVPLN